In a genomic window of Echeneis naucrates chromosome 4, fEcheNa1.1, whole genome shotgun sequence:
- the LOC115042168 gene encoding pituitary adenylate cyclase-activating polypeptide type I receptor-like → MSTVNFIFSLLLFLLSTPISTQQVPSNCVIKREQEKCMEMMALDDPENDQEFGCPWMWDNLTCWQPAKIGAVVEVNCPELFSQFMSEEDYELGKVSRNCTEFGWSETFPHYIDACQYEEANSSHADMYYVSVKALYTVGYSTSLVSLTTAMVILCRFRKLHCTRNFIHMNLFVSFILRAISVFIKDGVLYATEDSEHCFIHTLECRAVMIFFHYCVLSNYFWLFIEGLYLFTLLVETFFPEKRYFYWYIIIGWGTPTVCVTIWAVLRLHFDDIGCWDMNDNAAIWWVIKGPVLASIMINFVLFIGIIVILVQKLQSPDIGGNESSIYLRLARSTLLLIPLFGIHYTVFAFSPENFSKRERLVFELGLGSFQGFVVAVLYCFLNGEYIPQGAIGDQEEMAQLDGEQVLCCGPEAPASFPGEQWGERGNAAVHPQQEQFTDPHVQPTGRDPSHLSSTVGNAASAAGPDTAAKTTTAPSLISMTSLNNPFLNPYPNPYPEETMIETQLNSSDPEQPLV, encoded by the exons atgtctACTGTTAACTTCatcttctctctgctcctcttcctcctctcaacCCCG ATTTCGACTCAACAGGTCCCCTCCAACTGTGTGATcaagagggagcaggagaaaTGCATGGAAATGATGGCCTTGGATGATCCTGAGAATGATCAGGAGTTTG GGTGTCCGTGGATGTGGGACAACCTGACGTGCTGGCAGCCGGCCAAGATCGGCGCCGTGGTCGAGGTCAACTGTCCCGAACTCTTCTCTCAGTTCATGAGCGAAGAAGATTATG AGCTGGGGAAGGTGAGTCGCAACTGCACCGAGTTCGGCTGGTCGGAGACCTTCCCTCACTACATTGATGCCTGTCAATATGAGGAAGCCAACAGCAGCCATGCG GACATGTACTATGTGTCAGTGAAGGCTCTGTACACCGTTGGCTACAGCACCTCTCTGGTCTCACTCACCACAGCCATGGTCATCCTGTGCAGGTTCAG GAAACTTCACTGCACCAGGAATTTCATCCACATGAATCTATTTGTGTCGTTCATCCTGAGAGCtatttctgtcttcatcaaaGACGGTGTGTTATATGCCACGGAGGACAGTGAGCACTGCTTCATACATACT CTGGAGTGTCGAGCAGTGATGATATTCTTCCACTACTGCGTCCTCTCCAACTACTTCTGGCTCTTCATTGAAGGTCTGTACCTCTTCACTTTACTGGTGGAGACCTTCTTCCCTGAGAAGAGATACTTCTACTGGTACATCATCATTGGTTGGG GGACACCCACCGTGTGTGTGACCATCTGGGCTGTGCTGAGGCTGCACTTTGATGACATAGG TTGCTGGGACATGAATGACAATGCTGCCATCTGGTGGGTGATAAAGGGACCTGTGCTGGCCTCCATCATG ATCAACTTTGTTCTCTTCATCGGCATCATTGTCATCCTTGTGCAGAAGTTACAGTCCCCAGACATCGGAGGAAATGAATCCAGCATTTACTT gaGGCTGGCCCGCTCCACTCTGCTCCTGATTCCTCTGTTCGGGATTCACTACACCGTGTTTGCCTTCTCCCCAGAGAACTTCAGCAAGCGAGAGCGTCTGGTGTTTGAGCTCGGGCTTGGATCCTTCCAG GGCTTTGTGGTGGCTGTCCTCTACTGCTTCCTTAACGGAGAG TATATCCCTCAAGGTGCAATCGGAGATCAAGAGGAAATGGCGCAGCTGGACGGTGAACAGGTACTTTGCTGTGGACCTGAAGCACCGGCATCCTTCCCTGGCGAGCAGTGGGGTGAACGGGGGAACGCAGCTGTCCATCCTCAGCAAGAGCAGTTCACAGATCCGCATGTCCAGCCTACAGGCCGAGACCCCAGCCACCTGAGCAGTACTGTCGGGAACGCAGCGTCTGCCGCTGGACCTGACACCGCTGCCAAGACCACCACTGCGCCCAGCCTCATTTCGATGACCAGCCTCAACAACCCCTTCCTCAATCCATACCCAAACCCatacccagaggaaaccatgATTGAAACCCAGCTCAACTCCAGTGACCCGGAGCAGCCTCTGGTCTGA